The sequence CATCTTTTATCTGTTCCGGGAGATTGTAAATAATATTGCGCATACTTATAAATTTAAATTTTATTGTTCTTTTTATAGTTTTGTGCTTCGAGCTCTGCGAGAAATTTACTTAATTCCGGATACGTACTCGTTAGCTTGGTATTAATATAATTTACAACTTCCTCAGCTGTGGACATACCCAAGACTTCATTGCTTACTGTTTGAGCAAACTCGTAATCGATACCCCGGACAATTTTTTTGGCCAAAGGGATTATCGACGGAATCATAGAAAGTTCATCGATTTGCATCCCCAACAGGATAATGATTCCATAAGGATCGGAGGCAAACTCACCACATAAACCAACCCAGATACCGTGTCGATGGCCGGTACTAATAGTATTTTTGATAAGATTTAACACTGCGGGGTGGAGATTATTATAGAGCTTAGCAACCCGCATATTATCGCGGTCAACGGCCAAGGTATATTGAGTAAGATCATTGGAGCCGATCGAAAAGAAATTACATTCAGTTGCAAAATGCTCCGCCAAAAGTGCGCAAGCAGGTGTTTCAACCATTATACCAATTTCAATATTTTCATCAAATGGGATATTTTTTTCTTTAAGTTCTTTTTTAGCTCGATTAATAAACTCTTTGGCGCGTTTTAATTCTTCTAAATCCGAAATCATCGGGAGCATAATCTTTAAATTACCGTGAATCGAAGCTCGAAGGATCGCTTTTATTTGAAAAAGAAAAAGTTCCGGATTATCTAAGCATAATCGAATTGCGCGCCATCCTAAATATGGATTGGGCTCTTCATAGCCCGGTAAAATTTTGTCCCCACCCAAATCAAATGTTCGGATAATTACTGGATACGGATTCATAATACGTGCCACGTCGCTGTAAATTTCTACTTGCTCGTCTTCGGTAATCGGTCGATGACGTGCTAAAAACAGATACTCAGTTCGGAAGAGTCCAATACCGCGAGCGCCATAATTTAGCGCACTGTGAGCCTCGGCAACAAATTCGATATTGGCGGAAATATCAATATGTTTGCCGTCTTTGGTGATTGCTTCTTCAGATTTTAACGAGATAAGATAATTTTTTTGTTTTGTAATCCGGGCAATTTCGTTTTGATAAAATTCTAACCGTTTTTCGGTTGGCGATAGTATTAAAATTCCTCGTTGG comes from candidate division WOR-3 bacterium and encodes:
- the ptsP gene encoding phosphoenolpyruvate--protein phosphotransferase, yielding MRRELLLHGIGVSPGIAIGPVFIYQRFLPTYKERELTTEQIPQEIDRFNKAIKETEKELKRLKDEIRREMGRDLAELISVQLSLLYDPELYDATIKYIETQHRNAEYAFSQVLKKYIVPLNETKTLYFKERIADIMDVSSRVLRNILGIELPSIYEVSPGTIIIAHELLPSEAALLDKDRIVGVATEMGGKTSHTAIMTRAKEVPAVIGIENLIKKVKAFIPGVQKTTLNAIVDGQRGILILSPTEKRLEFYQNEIARITKQKNYLISLKSEEAITKDGKHIDISANIEFVAEAHSALNYGARGIGLFRTEYLFLARHRPITEDEQVEIYSDVARIMNPYPVIIRTFDLGGDKILPGYEEPNPYLGWRAIRLCLDNPELFLFQIKAILRASIHGNLKIMLPMISDLEELKRAKEFINRAKKELKEKNIPFDENIEIGIMVETPACALLAEHFATECNFFSIGSNDLTQYTLAVDRDNMRVAKLYNNLHPAVLNLIKNTISTGHRHGIWVGLCGEFASDPYGIIILLGMQIDELSMIPSIIPLAKKIVRGIDYEFAQTVSNEVLGMSTAEEVVNYINTKLTSTYPELSKFLAELEAQNYKKNNKI